From the genome of Chloroflexota bacterium:
CGCCCAGCAGCGTCAGGCGCACCGGCTCGCAGTCCGGCTCCGGCAGCTCGCTGGACAGCATGGCGGGGAGCCAGAACCGCCGGAACACCTCGCCCATCGGCGAGCCCGGCCCTACCTGCGTCAACATGGCATTGTCTTCTACGGACAGCATGTCGCCCTCCTCCCCCGCTTGCGTCGAGGCCGGACCGCACCCGGCCAGAGCCCATTCTGACGCCAATGTACCCCAACCCTTGGGGTTGTCAAGCTGAGGGAACGTCAAATCGTCTGACAGTGTTGTAGAAGCGATTGACATAGTTGGCCCACAGCCGTATTGTGCGCCAAAACAGCAATGGCTTGATTCGTCCAATACGATTTCGTCTCGGTGCCCGTCTAGGAGGCGCGGCATGCTCAGCCAGAGCGACAACGAGCTGCTCACGAGGGTTGGCCCCGGCACTCCTATGGGCGAGCTGCTGCGCCGCTTCTGGATCCCCGGCCTCCTCGAAGAGGAGGTCCCCGCGCCCGACTGCCCTCCCGTGCGCCTTCGCTTGTTGGGCGAGGACCTCGTTGCCTACAAGGACACCGACGGCAACATCGGCGTCCTGGACAATTACTGCCCGCACCGCCGCGCCAGCCTCTTCTTCGGCCGGAACGAGGAGAGCGGACTCCGCTGCGTCTACCATGGCTGGAAGTTCAACGTCGACGGCTTATGCGTCGACATGCCTTCGGAGCCGGCCGAGAGCAACTTCAAGGACAAGGTGCGCATCACGTCGTACCCCGCCGTCGCACGGGGCGGCATCGTGTGGCTGTACATGGGCCCACCGGAGCTCCAGCCCGAGCTTCCGGCCTTCGAATGGTCGGCGTTGCCCGAGGACCAGCGCGTGGCCACCAAGCGGCTGGAGGAGTGCAACTGGGCGCAGGCGGTGGAGGGCGGGATAGACTCCAGCCACATCTCCTTCCTGCACCGCAACCTGGTTGACCTCAACCCGGACGCCCCCAAGACCCTGCACCAGAAGTACGCCGCTGGCGACCGCTCGCCGTCCTTCACCATCAGGCCGACCGACTATGGCTTCATGGTGGGCGCGGGCCGCAACGCAGAGGCGGGGCAACGGTACTGGCGGATCACCCAGTTCCTGACACCCTTCTACACGATGATCCCGCCCGTGCTCGTGCGTGACACGGACTCGCGCAATATGGGCTACGGCGGCCACGCGTGGGTACCCATCGACGACGACAACACGTGGACGTGGAACCTGAGCGCGAGCCCGCACCGCGCGTACGAGGAGAGCCGAGGCGGCGGAGGCCTCGAGGAGGCCCTTGACGCGAAGTACCGTCCCCTCCGCAACATCGACAACGACTACGGACTGGACCGCGAGAGGCAGCGGACGGTGAACTACACCGGCATCGTCGGCATCAACACGCAGGACCGCGCCGTGCAGGAGAGCATGGGCCGCGTCGTCGACCGCACCGCCGAGCACCTCGGCACCACCGACGCCGCTGTGATCGCGTTCCGACGCCGCCTCATGCGCATGGCGCTCGCCCTGCAGGAGGGTGTCGAGCCCGTTGAGGCCGCCAACGGCGATTGGTACCGTGTGCGCTCAGCGTCCGCGGTCCTGCCGGCGGGCGTCCCCTTCGATGTGGGAGCGGCGTCGCTGCTGATGCCGTCGTACAGCGGGTAAGAGTCAATCACAACATCAATCACGGAGTGTCCGGAGGAAGACAGAGCTAAACGGTTAGACGGAGGTGCAGCAATGACCAAGCAATTGCGATTCGCGATAACCCTGGTGCTTGCATTCGCCACGCTTGTGTTCGTGGCCGCGTGTGGCGGGTCGAGTAGTGACGACACGGCCACGACGGCCACAATGACCGAGCCGCAGTCGCCCCAGCAGCCCGTGCAGCCCGCTCCGGCGACGGCTCCAGACGCGCCGACGCGACCCTCGACGATAGCTCCAGTGGTCGCGCCCACGGCGGCCGCACCCACGGGGAGCGTCGATCTTGCTATGCCAGGGCCCGCGCCGTTCGAGCGCCTCGTCATAGCTATGACCGCGCCGACCGACGAGACCAATTCCGCCATCTCCGTCGGTGGCACATCGGGCTGGCAGCTCGGCCCAATGTACGAGTGGACTGCATCTGTCGACCCGGAGACGGGCGCGTACACTCCGATGCTCGC
Proteins encoded in this window:
- a CDS encoding Rieske 2Fe-2S domain-containing protein, giving the protein MLSQSDNELLTRVGPGTPMGELLRRFWIPGLLEEEVPAPDCPPVRLRLLGEDLVAYKDTDGNIGVLDNYCPHRRASLFFGRNEESGLRCVYHGWKFNVDGLCVDMPSEPAESNFKDKVRITSYPAVARGGIVWLYMGPPELQPELPAFEWSALPEDQRVATKRLEECNWAQAVEGGIDSSHISFLHRNLVDLNPDAPKTLHQKYAAGDRSPSFTIRPTDYGFMVGAGRNAEAGQRYWRITQFLTPFYTMIPPVLVRDTDSRNMGYGGHAWVPIDDDNTWTWNLSASPHRAYEESRGGGGLEEALDAKYRPLRNIDNDYGLDRERQRTVNYTGIVGINTQDRAVQESMGRVVDRTAEHLGTTDAAVIAFRRRLMRMALALQEGVEPVEAANGDWYRVRSASAVLPAGVPFDVGAASLLMPSYSG